A single Mangrovimonas sp. YM274 DNA region contains:
- a CDS encoding multidrug efflux SMR transporter, protein MNWVLLIIAGLFEVAFAACLGKAKEAKGVDVTYWYIGFLVCLAISMLLLVKVTKQLPIGTAYAVWTGIGAVGTVLVGILVFKEPATFWRLFFITTLIASIVGLKMVSH, encoded by the coding sequence ATGAATTGGGTACTATTAATTATCGCTGGACTTTTTGAAGTGGCCTTTGCGGCCTGTTTGGGCAAGGCAAAGGAGGCCAAGGGCGTGGACGTTACCTATTGGTACATTGGTTTTTTGGTGTGTTTGGCCATTAGTATGTTGCTTTTGGTTAAGGTTACCAAACAACTGCCCATTGGGACTGCCTATGCCGTTTGGACGGGCATTGGGGCCGTTGGTACCGTATTGGTGGGCATCTTGGTGTTTAAAGAGCCCGCAACGTTTTGGAGGCTCTTCTTCATTACTACCTTGATTGCTTCTATTGTGGGGTTGAAAATGGTGTCGCATTGA
- a CDS encoding PLDc N-terminal domain-containing protein, translated as MMTTMNPFLVTVLLVVTLLTFVITVVALIDVLKSKFHGNDKLVWVLVLLFLNVVGAILYVAIGRKQKVKDNNVRQ; from the coding sequence ATGATGACTACAATGAATCCTTTTTTGGTAACCGTATTATTGGTGGTCACCTTATTGACCTTTGTTATTACCGTAGTGGCTTTGATAGATGTACTAAAGAGTAAGTTTCATGGCAACGACAAGCTGGTGTGGGTATTGGTGCTCTTGTTTTTGAATGTTGTTGGTGCCATCCTTTATGTTGCCATTGGCAGAAAGCAAAAGGTGAAAGACAACAATGTAAGGCAGTAA
- a CDS encoding NUMOD4 domain-containing protein — translation MISDFWKEEWKPIVFDEKIDDNEKFKISNYGRVINCKGDEEFLVRKSYINGYQNLPVKQKKNGKSTSRYVHKLVAQHFLEQNDGIYVIHLNYDKTDNRVLNLKWATKKEKEQHQFKNPIYQGPRKRTYSKLSEAKVKLLKRKIHDPNRRTRLKMIAKQFGISEMQLYRIKNGENWGSVTDY, via the coding sequence ATGATAAGTGACTTTTGGAAGGAAGAATGGAAACCTATTGTATTTGATGAAAAAATTGACGACAACGAAAAGTTTAAAATTTCTAATTACGGACGCGTTATAAACTGTAAAGGAGATGAGGAATTTTTAGTTAGGAAGTCTTACATCAATGGGTACCAAAACTTACCGGTTAAACAAAAAAAGAATGGAAAATCTACCAGTCGATATGTGCATAAGTTGGTGGCACAGCACTTCTTGGAACAAAATGACGGTATTTATGTCATTCACCTTAATTATGATAAAACCGATAATAGGGTCTTGAATTTGAAATGGGCTACCAAAAAGGAAAAGGAACAGCACCAGTTTAAAAACCCTATTTATCAAGGGCCTCGCAAACGGACCTATTCAAAACTTAGTGAAGCTAAAGTGAAGCTTCTCAAGCGGAAAATACACGATCCAAATCGCCGAACCCGATTGAAAATGATTGCTAAGCAATTTGGGATTTCGGAAATGCAGTTATACCGTATTAAAAATGGGGAGAACTGGGGTTCTGTGACCGATTATTAA
- a CDS encoding triple tyrosine motif-containing protein: MYINIKELPIVKLYLIPLFALCCILNLVGQELPPIEIYTPTQYGAENQNWGISQTSNKTIYVANNKGLLEFDGAKWRLYASPNETVIRSVKVINDLIYTGCYMEFGYWKKNSLGALEYTSLSKDLTSPLIEDEQFWKILAIDNWILFQSLNRIYVYDTKTSEFNVIESKVAVTKMYKVDNSIYYQDIGLGICKIENGIPKVVSGDSVMTKNIVVNVYLHNNMLLAETQDNGFYVIEKGTTKQWDIPAKDLLSKVSVYSSIQLQDGSFALGTISKGIIHLTKEGDVNYIINQQNGLSNNTVLSLFEDMEQNIWLGLDNGINCVNITSPFRIFRDENGTLGTVYASAIFKDLLYLGTNQGLFVKPLNSPEEFTFVEGTKGQVWCLVIYDNTLFCGHNIGTFIVDNYKASLKIPIDGTWDLKPVPNQKNLLFQGNYNGINVLEKINGDWTFRNKIEGFNNSTKFFEIFGTTELFVDHEYKGVYKITTNNAYTKALKVEKAPIEQGINSSLVKYNGQILYAYKKGVYSYDTEHKTFVKDSILNQIYDEESYTSGKLISEKLTNTLWGFSKEDISFLSERNFSGHPKLTKIAFPNTLRKGMTGYENISYLNQNKFLFGSSTGYTILDLDKISKKQYQISLNTVSNQTLDSDIFFADKTQTGDFKNNQNNLAFTFSIPEFDKYLKPEYQYQLEGFYNHWSSWSESSSELFKNLPYGSYTFKVRGKVGDVITNNVASYSFTIERPWYLSNLAWGIYALCLIFLSLLLHNVYKNYYKKQQRKLLKEAEHELELKELENEQQLMQFQNEKLQQDIENKNRELAISTMNLIKKNEFLNGIKNELKNSKEDKSIKSVIRIIDKNLNNKEDWKFFEEAFNNADKDFLNKIKDKHPTLTPNDLKLCAYLRLNLSSKEIAPLLNISAKSVEVKRYRLRKKMDLPHEASLTNYILEI; this comes from the coding sequence TTGTATATTAACATCAAGGAATTGCCAATTGTGAAATTATATCTCATCCCTCTTTTTGCGCTATGCTGTATATTGAATTTGGTGGGCCAAGAACTGCCTCCCATTGAAATTTATACTCCTACTCAATACGGCGCAGAAAACCAAAATTGGGGCATTTCACAAACTTCCAACAAAACCATTTATGTAGCCAACAATAAAGGCCTTTTAGAGTTTGATGGAGCCAAATGGCGTTTATACGCTTCTCCCAACGAAACAGTGATTCGCTCAGTCAAAGTCATTAACGATCTGATTTACACAGGCTGTTATATGGAGTTTGGGTATTGGAAAAAAAATTCATTGGGAGCTTTGGAGTACACCTCCCTCTCTAAAGACCTTACCTCTCCTTTAATTGAAGACGAACAATTTTGGAAAATTCTAGCCATAGACAATTGGATTCTCTTCCAGTCCCTCAATAGAATCTATGTTTATGATACCAAAACCTCAGAATTCAATGTCATTGAATCCAAGGTAGCCGTAACCAAAATGTACAAGGTGGACAACAGTATTTATTACCAAGACATTGGTTTAGGTATTTGCAAGATTGAAAATGGCATACCCAAAGTAGTTTCGGGAGATTCCGTAATGACCAAAAATATCGTCGTTAATGTTTATCTGCATAACAACATGCTTTTAGCAGAAACCCAAGACAATGGTTTTTATGTCATAGAAAAAGGGACAACCAAACAATGGGATATCCCGGCTAAAGATTTACTCTCCAAAGTAAGTGTTTATAGCAGCATTCAATTACAGGATGGTAGTTTTGCATTAGGCACCATTTCCAAAGGAATCATCCATCTAACCAAAGAAGGGGACGTCAACTACATCATTAATCAGCAAAATGGCTTAAGCAATAATACCGTGCTATCCTTGTTTGAAGATATGGAGCAAAATATCTGGTTAGGATTGGACAATGGTATCAACTGTGTTAACATAACCTCTCCCTTCAGAATTTTCAGAGATGAAAACGGCACCTTGGGAACTGTTTATGCTTCGGCCATTTTTAAGGATCTGTTATATCTTGGCACCAACCAAGGACTGTTTGTAAAACCTTTAAATTCTCCAGAGGAATTCACTTTTGTGGAAGGTACCAAAGGCCAAGTTTGGTGTTTGGTCATATATGACAATACGCTTTTTTGTGGACATAATATTGGGACTTTCATTGTTGACAACTATAAAGCCTCGCTAAAAATTCCTATTGATGGGACCTGGGACCTTAAACCAGTCCCTAACCAGAAAAACTTATTGTTCCAAGGAAACTATAACGGTATCAATGTACTCGAAAAAATAAATGGTGACTGGACCTTTAGAAATAAGATTGAAGGCTTCAATAATTCCACAAAGTTTTTTGAAATTTTTGGCACTACTGAGCTTTTTGTGGATCACGAATATAAGGGGGTTTATAAAATTACTACAAACAATGCCTATACCAAAGCACTCAAAGTTGAGAAAGCCCCTATTGAACAAGGTATCAATTCTAGTCTTGTAAAATACAATGGACAAATTCTTTATGCCTATAAAAAAGGAGTGTATAGTTATGATACAGAACATAAAACTTTTGTGAAGGACTCCATCTTAAATCAAATCTACGACGAGGAATCCTATACATCAGGAAAGTTGATTTCAGAAAAGCTAACCAACACCCTTTGGGGGTTCTCAAAAGAAGACATTAGCTTCCTCTCCGAAAGGAATTTCAGCGGCCATCCCAAACTCACTAAAATTGCCTTCCCAAACACGTTAAGAAAAGGGATGACGGGCTATGAAAACATCAGCTACCTCAACCAAAATAAATTTCTGTTCGGTTCTTCAACCGGCTATACCATTTTAGATCTTGACAAAATTTCAAAAAAACAATACCAAATTTCCCTAAATACGGTCAGTAACCAAACCTTAGACTCAGATATCTTTTTTGCCGACAAAACACAAACGGGAGATTTTAAAAACAACCAGAATAACCTTGCATTTACCTTTAGTATCCCTGAATTTGATAAATACCTGAAGCCCGAATATCAGTATCAATTAGAAGGTTTTTACAATCATTGGAGTTCTTGGAGCGAATCATCTTCTGAACTCTTTAAAAACCTACCGTACGGCTCATACACTTTTAAAGTTAGAGGAAAAGTAGGAGACGTGATAACCAATAACGTAGCCAGTTACAGTTTTACCATTGAAAGACCATGGTATTTATCAAATTTAGCCTGGGGAATATACGCTTTATGCCTAATCTTCTTATCCTTACTTCTCCATAATGTTTACAAAAATTACTATAAAAAACAACAACGTAAACTCCTTAAGGAGGCCGAACATGAGCTTGAGCTGAAAGAGCTTGAAAATGAACAGCAGCTCATGCAGTTTCAAAATGAAAAGTTACAACAGGATATTGAAAACAAAAATCGGGAATTGGCCATTTCAACCATGAACCTTATCAAGAAAAATGAATTCCTGAATGGCATTAAAAACGAACTTAAAAATAGCAAAGAAGATAAGAGCATTAAATCGGTAATACGAATAATCGACAAAAATCTAAACAATAAAGAAGATTGGAAATTCTTCGAAGAAGCCTTTAACAATGCCGACAAAGACTTTTTAAACAAGATTAAAGATAAACATCCTACCCTTACTCCAAACGATTTAAAACTTTGTGCTTATTTAAGGCTCAATCTTTCTTCTAAAGAGATAGCTCCTTTGTTAAATATTTCTGCAAAAAGTGTAGAAGTAAAACGTTACAGACTTAGAAAAAAAATGGATTTGCCGCACGAAGCCAGCTTAACAAATTACATTTTGGAAATTTAG
- a CDS encoding DUF6266 family protein — MLNQINNSIMAKFDKGILGGFSGKVGNVVGVRWRGQDIMRSLPSRGNYVPSNAQLEQREKFGLVMRFLSPIQGFLSNYFGKRQGDKSPFNLAVSYHLREAVELVGEAYQMDYLKVLISKGDLRGMDSPQVQALANQELTLSWEDNSGQGNASGTDQCLVVIYAPDAQFFQTFEQIAQRQDAGVTLNLPPYFAGFEVYIWASFVTDNQQEAATSSYLGNLTIL; from the coding sequence ATGTTAAACCAAATAAACAATAGTATTATGGCAAAATTCGACAAAGGCATCCTAGGAGGCTTTTCAGGAAAAGTGGGCAACGTAGTAGGTGTCCGCTGGAGAGGGCAGGACATTATGCGCAGTCTGCCGTCTCGGGGCAATTATGTACCCAGCAACGCACAATTGGAACAGCGCGAAAAGTTTGGACTGGTCATGAGGTTCCTCTCACCCATTCAAGGGTTTCTATCCAATTATTTTGGGAAGCGCCAGGGCGACAAAAGTCCGTTTAACCTGGCCGTGTCCTACCACCTAAGGGAAGCGGTAGAACTGGTGGGCGAGGCCTACCAAATGGATTACCTAAAGGTACTCATTAGCAAAGGCGACCTGCGCGGCATGGACAGCCCACAAGTACAGGCCTTGGCCAACCAAGAACTCACCCTTAGTTGGGAAGACAACAGCGGACAGGGCAATGCCAGCGGCACCGACCAGTGCCTGGTGGTCATCTATGCCCCAGATGCCCAGTTTTTCCAAACTTTTGAGCAGATAGCACAACGCCAAGATGCCGGGGTTACCCTTAACCTGCCGCCCTACTTTGCAGGTTTTGAAGTGTATATTTGGGCTAGTTTTGTTACGGACAACCAACAGGAAGCGGCCACCAGTAGTTACTTGGGCAACCTTACCATTTTATAG
- a CDS encoding glycoside hydrolase family 97 protein encodes MKNYLYTFGFILCSCAIIVSCTKEQPTYKLSSPDQATILEFSLTESGAPQYKVTHNGTSVLEPSLLGFEFEDQKDMTDGFEVIGSEEHSTDTSWEQPWGEFKTIRDHHNELVVHLKETEGEQRLMDLKFRLFDDGLGFRYAFPKQKHMDSVKISNELTQFTFPQNHDVWWIPVHAENSYYESLYKKSPMNTTGSINTPATFETKDGLYLALHEANLTDFASMTLLKSKDNQYESDLVPWANGVKVYAQTPFETPWRTLIIGEQPGDLVTSTLMLNLNEPSKIEDLSWIKPSKYIGIWWGMHLEKYSWGQGDKHGATTENTKRYIDFAAKHGLDGVLVEGWNVGWDGDWTADGRAFSFTQPYPDFDIEAISEYAAMNNVRLIGHHETAGASKHYEDQLEDAFKLYNRIGVNAVKTGYVNKYLDKKEWHDGQYGVRHYRKVIETATKYHIMIDNHEPVKGTGLQRTYPNLMTQEGGRGQEYNAWSADGGNPPEHTTILPFTRMLSGPMDFTPGNFDFSYETPNKAMVPTTLAKQLALYVTMFSPLQMASDLPENYEGKPAFQFIKDVPEIWSETVVPNAEIGKYVTMARKDWDGPDWYLGAITNADARQLQIPLTFLDENTSYTAQIYEDGEGANYKSNPYPINITTKTVNRNTTLELHLAAGGGTAIRFTPVTE; translated from the coding sequence ATGAAAAATTACCTCTATACATTTGGATTCATCCTCTGCAGCTGCGCGATCATTGTGTCCTGCACCAAAGAGCAACCAACCTACAAGCTTAGCTCTCCTGACCAAGCAACCATTTTGGAGTTTAGCCTCACCGAATCAGGAGCCCCTCAATACAAGGTAACTCATAACGGAACCTCGGTTTTGGAGCCTTCCTTATTGGGATTTGAATTTGAAGACCAGAAAGACATGACCGATGGCTTTGAAGTCATAGGCAGTGAAGAACATAGCACCGACACCTCTTGGGAGCAGCCTTGGGGTGAATTTAAAACCATAAGAGACCATCACAACGAATTGGTGGTACACCTTAAAGAAACTGAAGGCGAGCAACGTTTGATGGATTTAAAATTCCGTTTGTTTGATGATGGGCTTGGGTTTAGATATGCCTTTCCAAAGCAAAAGCATATGGACAGTGTAAAAATCTCCAACGAATTAACCCAGTTCACCTTCCCACAAAACCATGATGTATGGTGGATTCCTGTTCATGCAGAAAACAGCTACTACGAAAGTCTGTACAAAAAAAGCCCGATGAACACTACCGGCTCCATCAATACGCCAGCAACATTTGAAACTAAGGACGGACTATATTTGGCACTTCACGAAGCCAACCTAACTGACTTTGCCTCGATGACCTTATTGAAATCCAAAGACAATCAATATGAAAGTGATTTGGTGCCTTGGGCCAATGGTGTAAAAGTCTATGCACAAACTCCTTTTGAGACCCCTTGGAGAACCTTAATTATTGGCGAGCAACCAGGTGATTTGGTAACATCAACCCTTATGCTCAACCTAAACGAACCGTCTAAAATTGAGGATTTGTCTTGGATCAAACCTTCCAAATACATCGGAATTTGGTGGGGAATGCATCTGGAAAAATACTCTTGGGGACAAGGAGACAAACACGGTGCCACTACCGAAAACACCAAAAGATATATCGACTTTGCCGCGAAGCACGGTTTGGATGGCGTTTTAGTGGAAGGCTGGAATGTAGGCTGGGATGGCGATTGGACCGCCGATGGAAGAGCGTTTAGCTTCACACAGCCTTACCCTGACTTTGATATTGAAGCCATAAGTGAATATGCTGCCATGAATAATGTACGTTTGATTGGGCACCACGAGACCGCAGGAGCTTCCAAACACTATGAAGACCAACTGGAAGATGCCTTCAAACTTTACAACAGGATTGGCGTGAATGCTGTAAAAACAGGTTATGTAAACAAATATTTAGACAAGAAGGAATGGCACGATGGCCAATATGGCGTGCGTCACTACAGAAAAGTAATTGAAACCGCAACCAAATACCATATCATGATCGACAACCATGAACCTGTCAAAGGAACGGGGTTACAACGCACCTACCCTAACTTAATGACCCAAGAAGGCGGTAGAGGACAAGAATACAACGCATGGTCTGCCGATGGCGGCAACCCTCCTGAGCACACTACCATTTTACCATTTACAAGAATGTTATCTGGGCCCATGGACTTTACTCCAGGAAACTTCGACTTCAGCTACGAAACTCCCAACAAAGCCATGGTCCCTACTACCCTTGCAAAACAATTGGCTTTGTATGTTACTATGTTCAGTCCGTTGCAAATGGCATCAGACTTACCGGAAAATTACGAAGGCAAACCAGCGTTTCAATTTATAAAGGATGTTCCTGAAATTTGGTCGGAAACTGTGGTTCCAAATGCCGAAATTGGCAAGTACGTCACTATGGCTCGCAAGGATTGGGATGGCCCAGATTGGTATCTAGGCGCCATTACCAATGCGGATGCTCGCCAACTACAGATTCCCTTAACCTTTTTAGATGAAAACACTTCTTATACAGCTCAAATTTATGAGGACGGTGAAGGCGCCAATTACAAAAGTAATCCCTACCCAATTAACATAACTACTAAAACAGTGAACCGAAACACCACTTTAGAATTGCACTTGGCTGCTGGCGGAGGAACCGCCATTAGGTTCACCCCAGTAACCGAGTAG
- a CDS encoding helix-turn-helix domain-containing protein, protein MQNSKHKVPIPGQGQVIFNLKLAQKEDWLTSEDVMALLNISSSTLYRYRKDGRIPYIKLGAGNMLSKKPH, encoded by the coding sequence ATGCAAAACTCTAAACACAAGGTACCCATACCGGGGCAAGGCCAGGTGATATTTAACCTGAAACTGGCCCAAAAGGAAGATTGGCTTACCTCTGAAGACGTGATGGCTTTGTTGAACATTAGTTCCAGTACGCTGTACCGCTACCGTAAGGATGGGCGAATCCCTTACATTAAACTGGGGGCGGGTAATATGTTATCCAAAAAGCCTCATTAA
- a CDS encoding cation transporter → MEKTIFEISKMDCPSEENLIRMKLQGMPGIQQLDFDIPNRALTVFHEGHLAQIEQAIVELNLGGKQISSEHTNQTEFSEHKDQSKLLWTVLIINFAFFVVEMTTGLLSKSMGLVADSLDMLADAFVYGISLFAVGGTLMRKKRIAKLAGYFQILLALIGFAEVLRRFFGSERLPDFNTMIWVSVLALLANGYCLYLLQKSKSKEEAHMKASMIFTSNDVIINLGVIIAGALVHWLHSNKPDLIIGSIVFVLVVQGAIRILQLGK, encoded by the coding sequence ATGGAAAAAACCATCTTCGAGATTAGTAAAATGGACTGCCCTTCAGAGGAGAACTTGATCCGTATGAAGCTTCAGGGCATGCCAGGAATCCAGCAACTGGATTTTGATATTCCCAATAGGGCCTTGACCGTATTTCACGAAGGCCACCTCGCGCAAATAGAACAGGCTATTGTAGAACTCAATTTAGGAGGGAAGCAAATTAGCAGTGAACACACCAATCAAACAGAATTCTCCGAACACAAAGACCAGAGCAAACTGCTATGGACCGTCTTGATCATTAACTTTGCCTTTTTTGTGGTTGAAATGACCACGGGTCTGCTTTCTAAATCGATGGGATTGGTAGCCGATAGCCTTGATATGTTGGCCGATGCCTTTGTGTATGGCATCAGTTTGTTTGCAGTGGGCGGTACCTTGATGCGCAAAAAGCGCATTGCCAAACTAGCGGGCTATTTTCAGATACTGTTGGCCCTTATCGGCTTTGCAGAAGTGCTGCGCCGTTTTTTTGGCAGCGAAAGGCTTCCTGATTTTAATACCATGATATGGGTGTCTGTTTTGGCATTATTGGCCAATGGCTACTGTTTGTACTTGTTGCAGAAGTCCAAAAGCAAGGAAGAGGCCCATATGAAAGCCAGCATGATTTTTACGTCCAACGACGTTATCATTAACCTAGGTGTGATAATAGCCGGTGCTTTGGTGCATTGGTTGCACTCCAATAAACCTGATTTGATCATTGGGAGCATTGTATTTGTTTTGGTGGTGCAGGGTGCCATTAGGATTTTGCAGTTGGGCAAGTAG